A part of Curtobacterium sp. MCLR17_036 genomic DNA contains:
- a CDS encoding ABC transporter permease codes for MVAQLLRLRVDLLAGEVRGSARRSVFVVLGSLVGILAALWAAAQLVDLRPVDAETARAVVVPVGALLVFAFTVVPLVVGRGDQLDPRRFTVFGIGRRRLAVGLGVAGLVGVPVLGVVVVAVSQVAVWARDAGTGFLAVVAGLLAVATCALLVRVGSAVGSRVIGPQRSRDAGWLVALVVVALTIPAVSLLLRVDWLDTRGAELQRVADVAGWTPWGAAWAVPADVASGHVGAGVLKLLVAVVVVALLAWAWWALVGRALETVDGRPRARRYRGLGWFARLGSTPVAAVAARALTYWVRDPRYRASYLVIVFVPVVVLPLGVAGVPWHWTALVPLPLMALIAGFLPHNDVSYDNTAVWLHVASGAPGWSDRLGRVVPLLVVGAPLLVAGAWVSARLYGDLSVFPLLVGVSASALLSGLGLSSVVSVLMPYPTVRPGDHPFQQPQAAGVAATVAQATMVIAIVVCTVPAAVLAALALTQGAEPWSMLTLGVGIGVGVVVLAIGVAAGGALFDRRGPDLLAAAQRN; via the coding sequence ATGGTTGCACAGCTTCTCCGGCTGAGGGTCGACCTGCTCGCGGGCGAGGTCCGCGGCAGCGCCCGCCGGTCGGTGTTCGTCGTGCTCGGCAGTCTGGTCGGGATCCTCGCCGCGCTCTGGGCCGCGGCGCAGCTCGTCGACCTCCGCCCGGTCGACGCCGAGACGGCGCGGGCGGTCGTCGTGCCGGTCGGAGCCCTCCTCGTGTTCGCGTTCACCGTGGTGCCGCTCGTGGTCGGCCGGGGTGACCAGCTCGACCCGAGGCGCTTCACGGTCTTCGGGATCGGCCGCCGCCGGCTCGCAGTGGGCCTCGGCGTCGCCGGGCTCGTCGGCGTCCCGGTGCTCGGTGTCGTCGTCGTCGCGGTCAGCCAGGTCGCCGTCTGGGCCCGCGACGCGGGGACGGGGTTCCTGGCGGTCGTCGCCGGGCTGCTCGCCGTGGCCACCTGCGCCCTGCTCGTCCGGGTCGGCAGCGCCGTCGGCTCGCGTGTCATCGGCCCCCAGCGGTCGCGGGACGCCGGGTGGCTCGTCGCCCTCGTCGTCGTCGCGCTGACGATCCCGGCCGTGTCCCTGCTGCTGCGCGTCGACTGGCTCGACACCCGCGGCGCCGAACTGCAGCGCGTCGCGGACGTCGCCGGCTGGACGCCGTGGGGTGCGGCGTGGGCGGTGCCGGCGGACGTCGCCAGCGGGCACGTCGGAGCGGGCGTCCTCAAGCTGCTCGTCGCCGTCGTCGTGGTCGCCCTGCTCGCCTGGGCCTGGTGGGCGCTGGTCGGCCGGGCACTCGAGACCGTCGACGGTCGCCCCCGTGCCCGTCGCTACCGCGGGCTCGGCTGGTTCGCCCGACTCGGGTCCACGCCCGTCGCCGCGGTCGCCGCCCGCGCCCTGACCTACTGGGTGCGGGACCCGCGCTACCGCGCCTCGTACCTGGTCATCGTGTTCGTGCCGGTCGTGGTGCTGCCGCTCGGCGTCGCCGGTGTGCCGTGGCACTGGACGGCCCTCGTGCCGCTGCCGCTGATGGCCCTGATCGCCGGGTTCCTGCCGCACAACGACGTCTCCTACGACAACACGGCGGTCTGGCTGCACGTGGCGTCCGGCGCACCGGGGTGGAGCGACCGGCTCGGCCGCGTCGTGCCGCTGCTCGTCGTCGGTGCGCCCCTGCTCGTGGCCGGTGCGTGGGTGTCCGCGCGCCTCTACGGCGACCTGTCGGTGTTCCCGCTGCTCGTCGGCGTGAGCGCGAGCGCCCTGCTCTCCGGCCTCGGGCTGTCGAGCGTGGTCTCGGTCCTCATGCCGTACCCGACGGTGCGACCCGGCGACCACCCGTTCCAGCAGCCGCAGGCCGCCGGCGTCGCCGCGACCGTGGCACAGGCGACGATGGTCATCGCGATCGTGGTGTGCACGGTGCCCGCCGCGGTGCTCGCCGCACTCGCCCTGACGCAGGGCGCGGAACCGTGGTCGATGCTGACGCTCGGCGTGGGCATCGGGGTCGGCGTCGTGGTCCTCGCGATCGGTGTGGCAGCGGGCGGGGCACTGTTCGACCGCCGTGGTCCGGACCTGCTCGCCGCGGCGCAGCGCAACTGA
- a CDS encoding DUF3039 domain-containing protein, translated as MSMTEPGGGLDVMDRELEKLLEDEAIEPGDHERFSHYVKKDKILQSALSGKPVKALCGKKWIPGRDPEKFPVCPDCKAIYEKMKAE; from the coding sequence ATGAGCATGACGGAACCCGGCGGCGGCCTCGACGTGATGGACCGGGAGCTCGAGAAGCTCCTCGAAGACGAAGCGATCGAGCCCGGCGACCACGAGCGGTTCTCGCACTACGTCAAGAAGGACAAGATCCTGCAGTCCGCCCTGTCCGGCAAGCCGGTCAAGGCGCTGTGCGGCAAGAAGTGGATCCCGGGCCGCGACCCGGAGAAGTTCCCGGTCTGCCCGGACTGCAAGGCCATCTACGAGAAGATGAAGGCCGAGTAG
- a CDS encoding CDP-alcohol phosphatidyltransferase family protein has protein sequence MTDHALPHQGAARPSSIAELRAVAQPDEVRARANAEHWTASLYLRDVSPYLTWVLLKTRVSANQVTGLMILVGWSVAAALLVPGIWGALLALLLGQLQMLVDCSDGEVARWRGTHSPAGVFLDKVGHYTTEGLIPVALGIRAATWPVHDADWMWTTIGCALGLVIVLNKALNDMVHVARANAGLDKLVDRRDASTAPSGRKLASLRRLARFLPFHRLYHSVELSMLAFVFALLGLVIGDPLASRILVGALLPLAVLATVGHFLAIIASKRVRA, from the coding sequence ATGACCGACCACGCTCTTCCCCACCAGGGCGCCGCACGGCCGTCCTCGATCGCCGAACTGCGTGCCGTGGCCCAACCGGACGAGGTCCGCGCCCGCGCCAACGCCGAGCACTGGACCGCCTCGCTGTACCTGCGCGACGTGTCCCCGTACCTGACCTGGGTGCTCCTGAAGACCCGGGTCAGCGCCAACCAGGTGACGGGCCTCATGATCCTGGTCGGCTGGAGCGTCGCCGCCGCCCTGCTCGTCCCCGGCATCTGGGGTGCCCTGCTCGCGCTGCTGCTCGGGCAGCTGCAGATGCTCGTCGACTGCAGCGACGGCGAGGTCGCCCGTTGGCGCGGCACGCACTCGCCCGCCGGGGTGTTCCTGGACAAGGTCGGCCACTACACGACAGAGGGGCTGATCCCCGTCGCCCTCGGCATCCGTGCCGCGACCTGGCCCGTGCACGACGCCGACTGGATGTGGACGACGATCGGGTGCGCGCTCGGTCTCGTCATCGTCCTCAACAAGGCGCTCAACGACATGGTGCACGTCGCCCGGGCAAACGCTGGCCTCGACAAGCTCGTCGACCGCCGCGACGCGTCGACCGCCCCGTCCGGGCGGAAGCTCGCCTCGCTCCGTCGGCTCGCCCGGTTCCTGCCCTTCCACCGCCTGTACCACTCGGTCGAACTGAGCATGCTCGCCTTCGTGTTCGCCCTGCTCGGGCTGGTCATCGGCGACCCGCTCGCCAGCCGGATCCTCGTCGGCGCGTTGCTGCCGCTCGCGGTGCTCGCCACGGTCGGGCACTTCCTGGCGATCATCGCGTCGAAGCGGGTCCGCGCGTGA
- a CDS encoding ABC transporter ATP-binding protein, with protein sequence MTATDQTTRTETVAPVISVRGAGICFKRNRRASRNFKDLFAGRGRRKRADEFWALRDVSFDVRPGEAIGVVGRNGQGKSTLLKLVAQVMLPDEGRVDVGAGVAPLIEITGGFVGDLSVRDNVYLTAGLHGMTRSEIREAFDEIIAFAEIGDFVDTPYKHLSSGMKVRIAFAVISRLDEPVILVDEVLAVGDKAFREKCYKRIEELLAGGRTLFFVSHSDKDLRRFCDRGLYLDKGRLQLDDTIEAALARYSADYGS encoded by the coding sequence ATGACCGCCACCGACCAGACCACCCGCACCGAGACCGTCGCCCCGGTGATCTCGGTGCGCGGCGCCGGCATCTGCTTCAAGCGGAACCGCCGCGCGAGCCGCAACTTCAAGGACCTCTTCGCCGGCCGGGGGCGCCGGAAGCGCGCCGACGAGTTCTGGGCGCTCCGCGACGTCTCCTTCGACGTGCGCCCCGGCGAGGCGATCGGCGTCGTCGGGCGCAACGGCCAGGGCAAGTCGACGCTCCTCAAGCTCGTGGCGCAGGTCATGCTGCCGGACGAGGGCCGCGTCGACGTCGGCGCCGGGGTGGCCCCGCTCATCGAGATCACCGGCGGGTTCGTCGGCGACCTGTCCGTCCGGGACAACGTGTACCTGACCGCGGGGCTGCACGGCATGACGCGCTCCGAGATCCGCGAGGCGTTCGACGAGATCATCGCGTTCGCCGAGATCGGCGACTTCGTCGACACCCCGTACAAGCACCTGTCCAGCGGCATGAAGGTGCGCATCGCCTTCGCGGTCATCTCGCGCCTCGACGAGCCGGTCATCCTGGTCGACGAGGTCCTGGCGGTCGGCGACAAGGCCTTCCGCGAGAAGTGCTACAAGCGGATCGAGGAGCTGCTCGCCGGCGGCCGCACGCTCTTCTTCGTCTCGCACAGCGACAAGGACCTGCGCCGGTTCTGCGACCGCGGGCTGTACCTGGACAAGGGACGGCTGCAGCTCGACGACACGATCGAGGCCGCGCTGGCCCGCTACTCGGCCGACTACGGCTCCTGA
- a CDS encoding glycosyltransferase family 2 protein, with the protein MQTDGQPLPGVSYVMPVLNEVTEVRAAVGSLLDQDYDGPFEVILALGPSIDGTNELVAEMSAADPRIRAIENPVGSTPAGLNVAIRASVHPVVVRVDAHSVLPTDYTRIAVRTLLESGADNVGGIMRAEGRTPFERAVALAYGSRVGLGGTPHHVGGTAGPAETAYLGVFKRDRLFAVGLFDEGIKRGQDWELNRRLRQTGGTVWFTPELVVTYRPRPSLKRLVRQFVATGLWRGELARRFPANNGLRYFVPPAMVAAMALGIVVGLVGVVGAALGTSLAWAMTGFVVPAVYLLFVVLGSVAVARRSGVATLAWLLVVLPCIHVGWGIGFIIGFLTRTSELTTHTGR; encoded by the coding sequence ATGCAGACAGACGGACAGCCCCTGCCGGGCGTCTCGTACGTGATGCCCGTGCTCAACGAGGTCACCGAGGTCCGCGCCGCCGTGGGCAGCCTGCTCGACCAGGACTACGACGGCCCCTTCGAGGTCATCCTCGCCCTGGGGCCCTCGATCGACGGCACGAACGAACTCGTCGCCGAGATGAGCGCGGCCGACCCCCGCATCCGCGCGATCGAGAACCCGGTCGGCTCGACCCCCGCGGGCCTCAACGTCGCGATCCGCGCGTCGGTGCACCCCGTCGTCGTCCGGGTCGACGCGCACTCCGTGCTGCCGACGGACTACACCCGGATCGCGGTGCGCACGCTGCTCGAGTCCGGCGCCGACAACGTCGGCGGCATCATGCGGGCCGAGGGGCGCACGCCCTTCGAACGCGCGGTTGCCCTGGCCTACGGCAGCCGGGTCGGACTCGGTGGCACGCCCCACCACGTCGGCGGCACCGCCGGACCGGCCGAGACGGCATACCTCGGGGTCTTCAAGCGGGACCGCCTGTTCGCGGTCGGCCTGTTCGACGAGGGCATCAAGCGCGGGCAGGACTGGGAACTCAACCGGCGCCTGCGCCAGACCGGCGGCACCGTGTGGTTCACGCCGGAGCTCGTCGTGACCTACCGCCCGCGGCCGAGCCTGAAGCGGCTGGTCCGGCAGTTCGTCGCGACCGGACTGTGGCGCGGCGAGCTCGCCCGACGGTTCCCGGCGAACAACGGCCTGCGCTACTTCGTGCCCCCGGCGATGGTCGCCGCGATGGCGCTCGGCATCGTCGTGGGACTCGTCGGCGTCGTCGGTGCTGCGCTGGGCACATCGCTCGCCTGGGCGATGACCGGCTTCGTCGTCCCCGCGGTGTACCTGCTCTTCGTCGTGCTCGGATCGGTCGCCGTCGCGCGTCGGTCCGGTGTCGCGACCCTCGCCTGGTTGCTCGTGGTGCTGCCGTGCATCCACGTCGGATGGGGGATCGGGTTCATCATCGGGTTCCTCACCCGGACCTCCGAGCTGACCACCCACACCGGACGGTGA
- a CDS encoding trypsin-like peptidase domain-containing protein, producing the protein MTDTTPNGQGDDFRPDDAASPAASEDAEQAATKGNTSMQNDSDQPDDAGRARPDAASTPDHTDVIPSSTEHPTDRFTAPYPRVDQTPSSQGGYGQQATPYGQQHGEQQSQQSQQSQYGQPAQQQYGQQHQGQQPRYGEQSQQSHYGQQQYGQQAQQSQYGQQAQHAQQSQYGQSHYGQQPQQQYGQQAQPSQYGQQQAQYGQQGQQSQYGQPTAAQPRYGEYAQPASAAAPASSTEYTAASAQAPQSATSAFGDVDGSDRRNGHYFTEGSTASSTADRRTGRNRLVLPIVAGLVLAGLVGGGAGWAASAANDGGGIVSSGSSQGGNLTVNDYDSATVVTAVAAQATPSVVTINVSSSNEAGTGSGVVMTKDGYIVTNTHVVTLDGDSANGSITVTTSDGKIYPGKLIGTDPTVDLAVIKIDASGLKPMAFADSTKLNVGDTAVAIGAPLGLSNTVTDGIVSTLDRSIQVTSSAPSQGGDSNEGGNGGSGPFDFWGNGDNGSSSSANTTVSLPVIQTDASINPGNSGGALLDSKGRLIGINVAIASAGSSSSSESAAGSIGVGFSIPSNLVKRVANEIKDNGSATHGLLGASVGDASDERSATQMGALIKSVSSGGAAAKAGLQKGDVVTKIGSANVSDATDLTAQVRYFAGGASTTISYLRDGQSRQADVTLGTFDSKG; encoded by the coding sequence ATGACCGACACCACACCCAACGGGCAGGGCGACGACTTCCGTCCGGACGATGCGGCATCGCCTGCCGCCAGTGAGGACGCCGAACAGGCGGCCACGAAGGGGAACACGTCGATGCAGAACGACTCCGACCAGCCGGACGACGCGGGCCGAGCACGGCCCGACGCCGCGTCGACGCCCGACCACACCGATGTGATCCCGTCGTCGACGGAGCACCCGACCGACCGCTTCACCGCGCCCTACCCTCGGGTCGACCAGACCCCGTCGTCGCAGGGCGGCTACGGCCAGCAGGCGACGCCCTACGGCCAGCAGCACGGCGAGCAGCAGTCCCAGCAGTCGCAGCAGTCTCAGTACGGTCAGCCGGCTCAGCAGCAGTACGGGCAGCAGCACCAGGGCCAGCAGCCCCGCTACGGCGAGCAGAGCCAGCAGTCGCACTACGGCCAGCAGCAGTACGGCCAGCAGGCCCAGCAGTCGCAGTACGGCCAGCAGGCACAGCACGCCCAGCAGTCGCAGTACGGCCAGTCGCACTACGGCCAGCAGCCCCAGCAACAGTACGGCCAGCAGGCCCAGCCGTCGCAGTACGGCCAGCAGCAGGCGCAGTACGGCCAGCAGGGCCAGCAGTCGCAGTACGGCCAGCCCACCGCCGCCCAGCCCCGCTACGGCGAGTACGCCCAGCCGGCGTCCGCCGCCGCCCCGGCGTCGTCGACCGAGTACACCGCGGCATCGGCCCAGGCACCGCAGTCCGCCACGAGCGCCTTCGGCGACGTGGACGGCTCCGACCGCCGCAACGGCCACTACTTCACCGAGGGCTCGACGGCCTCCAGCACCGCCGACCGCCGGACGGGACGCAACCGCCTCGTGCTGCCGATCGTCGCCGGTCTGGTCCTCGCGGGACTCGTCGGCGGCGGCGCCGGGTGGGCCGCGAGCGCCGCGAACGACGGCGGTGGCATCGTGTCCTCCGGCTCGTCGCAGGGCGGCAACCTCACGGTGAACGACTACGACTCCGCGACGGTCGTCACCGCCGTCGCCGCGCAGGCGACCCCGTCGGTCGTGACGATCAACGTGTCGTCGAGCAACGAGGCCGGCACCGGTTCCGGCGTCGTGATGACGAAGGACGGCTACATCGTCACGAACACGCACGTCGTCACCCTCGACGGTGACAGCGCGAACGGGTCGATCACGGTGACGACCTCCGACGGCAAGATCTACCCCGGCAAGCTCATCGGCACCGACCCGACGGTCGACCTCGCGGTCATCAAGATCGACGCCTCCGGCCTCAAGCCGATGGCGTTCGCTGACTCGACGAAGCTCAACGTGGGCGACACCGCGGTCGCGATCGGTGCCCCGCTCGGCCTGTCGAACACCGTCACCGACGGCATCGTCTCGACGCTGGACCGCAGCATCCAGGTCACCTCGAGCGCCCCCAGCCAGGGCGGCGACTCGAACGAGGGCGGCAACGGCGGCAGCGGTCCGTTCGACTTCTGGGGCAACGGCGACAACGGCAGCAGCTCCTCGGCGAACACGACGGTGTCGCTGCCGGTGATCCAGACCGACGCGTCGATCAACCCCGGCAACTCGGGCGGTGCGCTGCTCGACTCGAAGGGCCGCCTCATCGGCATCAACGTCGCCATCGCGTCGGCCGGCAGCTCGTCGTCGTCCGAGTCGGCCGCCGGCAGCATCGGCGTCGGCTTCTCGATCCCGTCGAACCTGGTGAAGCGGGTCGCCAACGAGATCAAGGACAACGGCTCGGCCACCCACGGACTCCTCGGTGCGTCCGTCGGCGACGCCTCCGACGAGCGCAGCGCCACGCAGATGGGCGCGCTCATCAAGTCGGTGTCGTCCGGTGGAGCGGCCGCGAAGGCCGGCCTGCAGAAGGGCGACGTCGTCACGAAGATCGGTTCGGCGAACGTCTCGGACGCGACCGACCTGACCGCGCAGGTCCGGTACTTCGCCGGCGGTGCCTCGACGACGATCTCGTACCTGCGGGACGGCCAGTCCCGCCAGGCGGACGTGACCCTGGGGACGTTCGACAGCAAGGGCTGA
- a CDS encoding phosphocholine cytidylyltransferase family protein, whose translation MTTQIVILAAGMGSRLGRSLPKPLTELSDGRTIMQQQFDNIRAAFGSSARVTIVVGYKSEHIVEAFPEANFVYNESYDSTNTSKSLLRALKATGKSGVLWMNGDVVFDPMALVRAADMIDEDRSFVSVNTEKVSDEEVKYTVDAEGFIHKLSKQVVGGLGEAVGINYVSAGDKQTLIRQLGRVDDQEYFEGGIEAAIAEDGLRWTPIDISDLYAVEIDFAEDLERANDLFA comes from the coding sequence ATGACCACGCAGATCGTGATCCTCGCAGCGGGGATGGGGAGCCGTCTCGGCCGCAGCCTGCCGAAGCCGCTCACCGAGCTCAGCGACGGCCGCACCATCATGCAGCAGCAGTTCGACAACATCCGTGCGGCGTTCGGTTCGAGCGCCCGGGTGACCATCGTCGTCGGCTACAAGTCGGAGCACATCGTCGAGGCCTTCCCCGAGGCGAACTTCGTCTACAACGAGTCCTACGACTCCACGAACACCTCGAAGAGCCTGCTCCGTGCGCTCAAGGCCACGGGCAAGAGCGGTGTCCTCTGGATGAACGGCGACGTCGTCTTCGACCCGATGGCGCTCGTGCGCGCGGCCGACATGATCGACGAGGACCGCTCGTTCGTCAGCGTCAACACCGAGAAGGTCTCCGACGAAGAGGTCAAGTACACCGTCGACGCCGAGGGCTTCATCCACAAGCTGTCCAAGCAGGTCGTCGGTGGCCTCGGCGAGGCCGTCGGCATCAACTACGTGTCCGCCGGTGACAAGCAGACCCTCATCCGCCAGCTCGGTCGCGTCGACGACCAGGAGTACTTCGAGGGCGGCATCGAGGCTGCCATCGCCGAGGACGGGCTACGCTGGACGCCGATCGACATCTCCGACCTGTACGCGGTCGAGATCGACTTCGCCGAGGACCTCGAGCGCGCGAACGACCTGTTCGCCTGA
- a CDS encoding glycosyltransferase, whose amino-acid sequence MTPGTVRRHAVVHRARPRVAVVSLSQGTRPDDLRRGLESVLAQRDVELDVVCVGNGWEPTGLPDGVRALALPENVGIPAGRNAGAEVVDGDYVFFLDDDASVPSDTFLRDAIDRFEHDPSLGLLQPRVVDPTGAANPRRWIPRIRKGEPDHSSPVFSVWEGAVVLPTDVYRAVGGWGAEYFYAHEGIELAWRVWDAGRRAFYAGDLVAHHPAIDPARHTEYYRLNARNRVFLARRNLPAVLRPVYVGTWAGIQVLRWWRHPRRLATWFGGIREGWTADCGPTRPIGWLTVARMTLAGRPPVV is encoded by the coding sequence GTGACACCCGGCACCGTGCGCCGCCACGCCGTCGTGCACCGGGCGCGCCCCCGCGTGGCCGTCGTGAGCCTGTCGCAGGGCACCCGCCCGGACGACCTGCGCCGGGGCCTCGAGAGCGTCCTGGCCCAACGGGACGTCGAGCTCGACGTCGTCTGCGTCGGCAACGGCTGGGAGCCGACCGGCCTGCCCGACGGGGTGCGGGCCCTGGCCCTGCCGGAGAACGTCGGGATCCCCGCCGGGCGCAACGCCGGAGCCGAGGTCGTGGACGGCGACTACGTGTTCTTCCTGGACGACGACGCGTCGGTGCCGTCGGACACGTTCCTGCGCGACGCGATCGACCGGTTCGAGCACGACCCGTCGCTCGGGCTCCTGCAGCCCCGCGTCGTCGACCCGACCGGGGCCGCGAACCCCCGCCGCTGGATCCCGCGCATCCGCAAGGGCGAGCCGGACCACTCGTCGCCCGTCTTCTCGGTGTGGGAGGGCGCGGTCGTCCTGCCCACGGACGTCTACCGGGCGGTCGGCGGCTGGGGTGCCGAGTACTTCTACGCGCACGAGGGCATCGAGCTCGCGTGGCGGGTGTGGGACGCCGGGCGCCGTGCGTTCTACGCGGGGGACCTCGTGGCGCACCACCCGGCGATCGACCCGGCACGGCACACCGAGTACTACCGGCTGAACGCCCGCAACCGGGTGTTCCTGGCACGCCGGAACCTGCCGGCGGTCCTGCGCCCGGTGTACGTCGGCACCTGGGCCGGCATCCAGGTGCTGCGCTGGTGGCGGCACCCGCGTCGACTCGCGACGTGGTTCGGTGGGATCCGCGAGGGGTGGACGGCCGACTGCGGTCCCACCCGCCCCATCGGCTGGCTCACCGTCGCGCGGATGACCCTGGCCGGTCGCCCGCCGGTCGTCTGA
- a CDS encoding ABC transporter ATP-binding protein: MPPGRSAAIDATATTDAADAGRAVTEAATADEAPAPVAKKRAPRAGAAQPQQPVVLRASGLVKRYGQTLAADEVDLEIRQGSIFGVVGPNGAGKTTTLSMVTGLLRPDAGSVTVLDHDVWADPTAAKRSLGVLPDRLRLFDRLTGAQLLYYSATLRGLDGATARARSADLADAFGLGDALGRQVADYSVGMAKKIALAATLIHSPRVLVLDEPFESVDPVSAATITDILRRYTRGGGTVVLSSHSMELVQRTCDSVAIIVGGRVLASGTMAQVRGRKSLEDKFVELAGGRVVAESMEWLHSFSG; encoded by the coding sequence GTGCCTCCCGGCCGGAGCGCCGCGATCGACGCGACCGCCACGACGGACGCTGCCGACGCGGGCCGCGCCGTGACGGAGGCGGCCACCGCCGACGAGGCGCCGGCGCCCGTCGCGAAGAAGCGCGCGCCGCGCGCCGGAGCCGCACAGCCGCAGCAGCCGGTCGTGCTCCGGGCCAGCGGGCTGGTCAAGCGCTACGGGCAGACGCTCGCCGCGGACGAGGTCGACCTCGAGATCCGTCAGGGCTCGATCTTCGGCGTCGTCGGCCCCAACGGTGCCGGCAAGACCACGACGTTGTCGATGGTCACCGGTCTGCTGCGTCCGGACGCCGGCTCGGTCACCGTCCTCGACCACGACGTCTGGGCCGACCCGACCGCCGCCAAGCGCAGCCTCGGCGTGCTGCCGGACCGGCTCCGGCTGTTCGACCGGCTCACCGGCGCGCAGCTCCTCTACTACTCGGCGACGCTGCGGGGGCTCGACGGCGCGACCGCACGGGCACGCAGCGCGGACCTCGCCGACGCCTTCGGGCTCGGCGACGCGCTCGGCCGCCAGGTCGCCGACTACTCGGTCGGCATGGCGAAGAAGATCGCCCTCGCCGCCACCCTCATCCACTCGCCGCGGGTCCTCGTGCTCGACGAGCCCTTCGAGTCGGTGGACCCGGTGAGCGCCGCGACCATCACCGACATCCTGCGCCGCTACACCCGGGGCGGCGGGACCGTCGTGCTCTCGAGCCACTCGATGGAACTCGTGCAGCGCACGTGCGACTCGGTCGCCATCATCGTCGGCGGTCGCGTCCTGGCCTCCGGCACGATGGCGCAGGTGCGCGGGCGCAAGAGCCTCGAGGACAAGTTCGTCGAACTCGCCGGCGGTCGCGTCGTCGCAGAGAGCATGGAATGGTTGCACAGCTTCTCCGGCTGA
- a CDS encoding ABC transporter permease translates to MTTASAPTATVPTAPAATRSAGRRYRHALWLLTVRDLRVRYSTSALGYLWSILDPLVMSAIYWFVFTKVFHRGSVGEDPYIVFLLVALLPWMWFTGGVSDSTRAFIKESKLIRSTTIPRSIWVARIVASKGIEFLLSIPVLAVFVVATGAHLHWQAVFFPLGIVLQCALVYGLGLIVAPLVVFFRDLERATKLVLRFLFYASPIIYGTTALPDALRGIAAINPLTGIFGLYRSAFFPAQLDWFEVGASVLTTAVVLVVGFAVFRRSEHRVLKEL, encoded by the coding sequence GTGACGACAGCGAGTGCGCCGACCGCGACCGTGCCGACCGCTCCCGCGGCGACACGGAGCGCCGGTCGGCGCTACCGTCATGCCCTCTGGCTGCTGACGGTCCGCGACCTGCGCGTCCGCTACTCGACGTCGGCGCTCGGCTACCTCTGGTCGATCCTCGACCCCCTGGTGATGTCGGCGATCTACTGGTTCGTCTTCACCAAGGTGTTCCACCGCGGCTCGGTGGGCGAGGACCCGTACATCGTCTTCCTGCTCGTGGCGCTGCTCCCCTGGATGTGGTTCACGGGCGGTGTCTCCGACTCGACCCGGGCCTTCATCAAGGAGTCGAAGCTCATCCGGTCGACGACGATCCCGCGCTCGATCTGGGTCGCACGGATCGTCGCGTCGAAGGGCATCGAGTTCCTGCTGAGCATCCCGGTACTCGCCGTGTTCGTCGTCGCGACGGGAGCGCACCTGCACTGGCAGGCGGTGTTCTTCCCGCTCGGGATCGTCCTGCAGTGCGCCCTGGTCTACGGCCTGGGCCTCATCGTCGCGCCGCTCGTCGTGTTCTTCCGCGACCTGGAGCGTGCGACCAAGCTCGTGCTGCGCTTCCTGTTCTACGCGTCGCCGATCATCTACGGCACCACCGCGCTGCCGGACGCCCTGCGCGGGATCGCCGCGATCAACCCGCTCACCGGGATCTTCGGCCTGTACCGGTCGGCGTTCTTCCCCGCGCAGCTCGACTGGTTCGAGGTCGGGGCGTCGGTGCTCACCACCGCCGTGGTCCTGGTCGTCGGCTTCGCCGTGTTCCGTCGGAGCGAGCACCGCGTGCTCAAGGAGCTGTGA